One part of the Eubalaena glacialis isolate mEubGla1 chromosome 19, mEubGla1.1.hap2.+ XY, whole genome shotgun sequence genome encodes these proteins:
- the CBX8 gene encoding chromobox protein homolog 8 isoform X2, with protein sequence MELYGPKKRGPKPKTFLLKAQAKAKAKTYEFRSDSARGIRIPYPGRSPQELASTSRAREGLRNMGLSPPGSSSTCRVEPPRDRDRDRDRDRDRERERERERERGASRADDKPSSPGDSSKKRGPKPRKELLDPSQRPLGEPSDGLGDYLKGRKLDDTASGAGKFPAGHSVIQLARRQDSDLAQCGVASPSPAEATGKLAVDTFPARVIKHRAAFLEAKGQGTLDPGGPRVRHGSGTPSSVGGLYRDMGAQGGRPSLIARIPVARILGDPEEESWSPSLTNLEKVVVTDVTSNFLTVTIKESNTDQGFFKEKR encoded by the exons ATGGAGCTCTATGGCCCCAAAAAGCGAGGACCCAAACCCAAAACCTTCCTGCTCAAG GCCCAGGCCAAGGCAAAGGCCAAAACTTACGAGTTCCGAAGTGACTCTGCCCGAGGCATTCGGATCCCCTATCCCGGCCGCTCACCCCAAGAACTGGCCTCTACTTCCCGGGCCCGTGAGGGCCTTCGGAACATGGGTCTTTCCCCACCGGGGAGCAGCAGCACCTGCCGAGTGGAGCCCCCTCGGGACCGGGATCGGGACCGGGATCGGGACCGGGAtcgagagagggagagggaacgAGAGCGTGAACGGGGTGCTAGCCGCGCAGACGACAAACCCAGCTCGCCAGGTGACAGCTCCAAGAAGCGAGGTCCCAAGCCCCGGAAAGAGCTCCTGGACCCCTCACAAAGGCCCTTGGGAGAACCCAGTGATGGCCTTGGAGATTACCTCAAGGGCAGGAAGCTGGACGACACTGCTTCCGGGGCAGGAAAGTTCCCAGCTGGCCACAGTGTGATCCAGCTGGCTCGAAGGCAGGACTCGGACCTGGCCCAGTGCGGTGTGGCCAGCCCCAGCCCGGCTGAGGCCACGGGCAAGCTGGCTGTGGACACCTTTCCAGCCAGGGTCATAAAGCACAGGGCCGCCTTCCTGGAGGCCAAAGGCCAGGGCACCCTGGACCCTGGTGGTCCCCGGGTCCGGCATGGCTCAGGCACCCCCAGCTCTGTGGGGGGCTTGTATCGGGACATGGGGGCCCAAGGGGGAAGGCCCTCCCTCATCGCCAGGATCCCAGTGGCCAGAATCCTGGGGGACCCAGAGGAAGAATCCTGGAGCCCCTCTCTGACCAACTTGGAGAAGGTGGTGGTCACCGACGTGACCTCAAACTTTTTGACCGTCACAATTAAGGAAAGTAACACGGACCAAggcttttttaaagagaaaagatga
- the CBX8 gene encoding chromobox protein homolog 8 isoform X1, with product MELSAVGERVFAAEALLKRRIRKGRMEYLVKWKGWSQKYSTWEPEENILDARLLAAFEEREREMELYGPKKRGPKPKTFLLKAQAKAKAKTYEFRSDSARGIRIPYPGRSPQELASTSRAREGLRNMGLSPPGSSSTCRVEPPRDRDRDRDRDRDRERERERERERGASRADDKPSSPGDSSKKRGPKPRKELLDPSQRPLGEPSDGLGDYLKGRKLDDTASGAGKFPAGHSVIQLARRQDSDLAQCGVASPSPAEATGKLAVDTFPARVIKHRAAFLEAKGQGTLDPGGPRVRHGSGTPSSVGGLYRDMGAQGGRPSLIARIPVARILGDPEEESWSPSLTNLEKVVVTDVTSNFLTVTIKESNTDQGFFKEKR from the exons ATGGAGCTTTCAGCGGTGGGGGAGCGGGTGTTCGCGGCCGAAGCCCTCCTGAAGCGGCGCATACGGAAA GGACGCATGGAATACCTCGTGAAATGGAAGGGCTGGTCGCAGAA GTACAGCACATGGGAACCTGAAGAAAACATCCTGGATGCTCGCCTGCTCGCAGCCTTTGAGGAAAG GGAACGAGAGATGGAGCTCTATGGCCCCAAAAAGCGAGGACCCAAACCCAAAACCTTCCTGCTCAAG GCCCAGGCCAAGGCAAAGGCCAAAACTTACGAGTTCCGAAGTGACTCTGCCCGAGGCATTCGGATCCCCTATCCCGGCCGCTCACCCCAAGAACTGGCCTCTACTTCCCGGGCCCGTGAGGGCCTTCGGAACATGGGTCTTTCCCCACCGGGGAGCAGCAGCACCTGCCGAGTGGAGCCCCCTCGGGACCGGGATCGGGACCGGGATCGGGACCGGGAtcgagagagggagagggaacgAGAGCGTGAACGGGGTGCTAGCCGCGCAGACGACAAACCCAGCTCGCCAGGTGACAGCTCCAAGAAGCGAGGTCCCAAGCCCCGGAAAGAGCTCCTGGACCCCTCACAAAGGCCCTTGGGAGAACCCAGTGATGGCCTTGGAGATTACCTCAAGGGCAGGAAGCTGGACGACACTGCTTCCGGGGCAGGAAAGTTCCCAGCTGGCCACAGTGTGATCCAGCTGGCTCGAAGGCAGGACTCGGACCTGGCCCAGTGCGGTGTGGCCAGCCCCAGCCCGGCTGAGGCCACGGGCAAGCTGGCTGTGGACACCTTTCCAGCCAGGGTCATAAAGCACAGGGCCGCCTTCCTGGAGGCCAAAGGCCAGGGCACCCTGGACCCTGGTGGTCCCCGGGTCCGGCATGGCTCAGGCACCCCCAGCTCTGTGGGGGGCTTGTATCGGGACATGGGGGCCCAAGGGGGAAGGCCCTCCCTCATCGCCAGGATCCCAGTGGCCAGAATCCTGGGGGACCCAGAGGAAGAATCCTGGAGCCCCTCTCTGACCAACTTGGAGAAGGTGGTGGTCACCGACGTGACCTCAAACTTTTTGACCGTCACAATTAAGGAAAGTAACACGGACCAAggcttttttaaagagaaaagatga